In the genome of Arachis stenosperma cultivar V10309 chromosome 6, arast.V10309.gnm1.PFL2, whole genome shotgun sequence, the window tagatccaagtttgaatagtttcttttcctatataactacccaatgggatgaagatcgaaagctttcaagtaaaatcaagagaaaagatagaggaaaaaaatgaaaactagtattgatccatcaaattacaacagagctccctaacccaatgaaaggggtttagttgtttatagctctagaaaatgaaaacaaagatggagaatacatcctggaactagaagagcagagaaagtaaaaatacagagagtagtgctctTCTCCCCCTTCCAGAACTCTCAactaattcaaagctactcctatatatactactcttctcagcttctagttggttcttcaagtcttgggcctttggatcttaagtttgaagcagttctcttcttcatttgggcttggctttacttgcagagagaaagtgtgaagtgggcagagactttagctcaagacgttaggggtgttaacgtttagtgaaagtatgagttcgagaacgttagtgacactcaacattgtcactaacgttccaatgtacccctttgcctcacgttagagcccacgttaactaggttaacgtggcttctaacatggccttgccaaccttcgagaacgttagtgacactcaacattgtcactaacgttccaatgtgcccctatgtctcacgttagagtccacgttaactaggttaacgtggcttctaacgtggccttgccaaccttcgagaacgttagtgacactcaacgttgtcactaacgttccaatgtgcccctatgtctcacgttagagtccacgttaactaggttaacgtggcttctaacgtggcattcttagccatccccaacgttagtgacaatgttgagtgtcactaacgttgcctcatctttcactcatcaacgttagcttccacgttaactaagttaacgtggaagtttacgtggctccttgggggttttgtgggtgcttccaacgttagtgacaatgttgggtgtcactaacgttgtcgacctcCCTTGCCTCTTTCGTTAGCTCCCAcattaaccaagttaacgtgggagttaacgtggtacattgcaccttaggccaacgttagtgataatgttgaatgtcactaacgttagcttccttcccccttttaacgttagaggccacgttaactaagttaacgtggactctaacgtggccacttatgatcattggccaacgttagtgataatgttaagtgtcactaatgttggctcaaagtcccttcttcacattagagttcacgttaacttagttaacgtgactcttaacgtgggcaatgatggcttcgagagcgttattggcaatcacttttctcattaactttgcaagttacctccctTTCTACGTTAGTGGtaacgttaattagattaacgtgactgctaagtggttcttccttgcttcctttggtcctgatatcaagcaatagagtcaatcaaagttctagtccaagtcatgtgtaatgcaacatacaatttgttactaaactcatgcaaaatcctcatgaaatcatgtaaaatgcaaAATGTATGCTTATATCAATgtgtaagtgaatatctacccaaaactagcttatttcctaaggaaatgcaggaaactaccttaaaaacagtaaagaaaaggttagtaaaactggccaagatgccctggcatcacaacaccaaacttaaagcttgcttgtccctaagcaagtactggaacaagagaatgatgaatggaatgccaagagaaatgagtcattcttgtggaagtcatgtcactaattttatggtggtttcatgcatagcaacttaggttcattccattactggctttcagacctttatcatgtCCTAAAACACTGGCTTTGCTTACATCCCATGAGacttttattgatccttttattgtcatttcagGGCTTATTTGTGTTCTTCAAGCTAAGTGCTCTATAAGGGGGCAACtttttaagataagctttcagccaacactcccaaaccagttggttcaaggtgctaggtgttgagacacccctaaggacttactccctcaagtctgtcccccatacatacacaccacaggcatctggttcatttattttccttcttgagaccttggtgtccagcacctctttgggttactaaatgctctgtagtgagggttactcttgatagtggattttcagctgataatcccaagttagttaacccaagttaccaagtgataaggcacccctaagagcttattcatccaagtagatccctcacacaggaacaccacagacacatgcctcaagattaagaccattggtgcctagccttattgcttactctttttcttttgtttttcactttaagtgttctttccctttctcttattaggatcttgttatTTACTTAGTCTTATGGGTATATTCAAAGTATAGTATTCAGGCCAGATAGTTGTCATCCCCACCTTAtggttgaaccaacttagctaacttatgatcACACCAAAGACTCATGAATGCACCTCCATATCATGAACTCCATTCTGGTCTTTTGAAATATAAACATTCTCTTTTCATTTGATTTAAAAGACATGCATACAATAAGTAATGGTATGATACAGTAACACTTAAACCAGAAATCATAGACCTAAgcaataaaacttaaaatgcaGAATTAAAAAGGTTCAAACTaacatggaagcatgttctattccATACAAGatcttccttatttaaagcatagaaagaaaatggagtaaagaaggaactccaccaccttttactcTTGTGGCCATCCATGCTCTTTTCCTTGCTTGTCCTCTAGGTGTTTTTCTTGAGTGCTTGTGCTCCCACTTCCTTTGCCTTTCCCAAGCAGTTTCTTCCAGAAGCCAACatcttccatcttcttctttagtGTGTCCTTCTGCTGTTTCACCTTCCTTTCTTCTTGTTCAACAAACTCTTTTTGGACCTCATCATATGTGGGAATGGCATAATGTAGATGATGCATATTGCTGGACATGTAGTTCAACCTGGCCTGAGTGTTTACGTTGAACTCCTCCCTATGTAACTACCTTCCTTCATTCAGCACATTGAACtcattgaataattttatttgagCTAGTTGCCGCAGGTTGAGTTCTTGAAGGCGTTTATCTTGACGCTCTTGCCTCTCAGTAACTTGGTGGATGGCTTGAGTGAGTTGGGAGTATTGCTCCTGTTGCTGCTCCATGTGTTGTTTCTGCCACTCTTCTTGTTGTCTCATCCAGTTGGACTGAATGTGAAGTATTTGCTCTTGTCCCTCCATATGTCTCATTCCCAAATCCTCAATGGCTCTTAGAAGGTGAGTCATATTTAGGTTGGCTGGGTTATGATGCTCTTCTTGTTGATATTCTTCCTGATGATATTCCTCTTAATGAGTTCCTTCCTTAGCTTTTTGCTTTCCTATATGTGGCCTTCTTTGTTGCTGAGCAGGTGTGGTATAGACCAATCGCTCGAGTGTAACTGGCCTTCCTGGGTTCACCCAGTCTGGATTGCTATCCTCAAATACTACCTTGGCCTTGTTGCACAACCTGAGGATGGTGCTAGGGTACCAGAGCCTGGTTCTTGAATCAGCCTTCTCAGCTGAATCTTGAATCCCCTCAACGATGAGTTCATGCACATTGATCTCCCCACCCTGTACTAAGCAATGCACCATAGTAGCTCGATTGATGTTTACCTCTGAATTATTTGCAGCTGGTAGAATGGACCTCCTTACGAGTTCAAACCACCCCTTGGCTTCAGGGCTAAGATCTCCCCTTTTGATGAACTTGGGTCTCCCATCTGCGTACCTCTCCCAATCAGCTGCTATAACACAGATGTCCGTCACTATCTCTGTGAGCTCATCATTGTCAGGACTTTTACTTATCCTTTCCTGATAGCTGGCCTCATCAAAATGAGGTGATTTCAGGTGAAGAGCTCTTGTTATGGCATTTGGGCTAAAGTCTACCTCCTTTTCTCTCACGTAGCTTTTGAAGGTTGGGGCCTTGGTCTTGTCTTCTCTCACTACATTTGCGTAGAATTCTTTGATGAGGTTTCCATTAATCTTCCCCTCTGGACTTGTGAGTAATTGCCACCCTCTCTCTTCGATTTTCTCCCGAATCTGTGGTGACTCATTTGCATTGATTTGGAAGATTAATTCTGGCAATATCTTTCTAACCCTTATCCGCTCAAATTCATGTTCATGAAAGGCAGTTTTGAATCTCTTCTCATTGAATGGAACACTCTCCATGGGTTCCTTCCTCTTTTGCCTCTTTgagcttgatgatgccatgaatTTGAGTTGCTGTTTTGAGGTGATTTGAGGATACGGATAGGTGAAGAATGGGTTGGCTAGGACAAATTGTGATGAAGGGGTTTAGCACGCCAAAAGTATGAAGTGTGGAGAGTGAGGATTTGAATGTGAGGAGTGAGGCTGCTCTAAGGTTCCCTTATACAGGGAGATCATGAGAGAACGGAAGGTGTGGATTGCAAGAATGGTTGCTTGATGGACGGTTGGGGTTGTGCATGAAGGAAGGACAAGGATCATCACTTAATGAGAATGAATGGTTCGGTCTTCAAGGGTCTCCTTTCtacaatgttgcatggcaacgtTTCCCCATGCGTTCTTTCTTGAGAAAAGTGTGTAGTTCTCTTCATGAAGTGGCCGAACCTCCCCCATTTAATTGTCCAATCAATCCCCATCAATGCTCCTTTTCTTttccctataaagataaaataagaaaagtaaGAAAAGATATCAAAACGCCAATATGAACTTTACGgctagaattaaaaaaaaaagtgagaaaAGATTAAATTGTTTATTCATGAatttcaactaactaactaactatttGTGGGTCCTTATATGCATATTGGTGGCACCATggggtgacaccaaacttagtttggagTACTGTGATGAAAAGTTTTGTTCAAAGCTCCCAAGTCTAGCATGCATCTTAGTttgctttgaacaccaaacttgttcttCACTATATACTGCACAATAAGGTTTCACCAAGTGTTTGTCAAGTTTGGGTTGGAATTCATAAATGTTGACTTATTCACTATCTTCTAAAAGCAtataaaacatgggttgcctcccatgaagcgcttctttagcgtcactagcttgacgtcTCTCCCTCATCAGGGTGGTTGGTAGTGCTTGAAGTCCTCCCCTCTTGCTGTGGACTTGTATCCATTGGTTGTATCAATAATCTCTATATGTTCCAGGGAAAGAACTCTGTTGATTGTGAAGACTTTAGGTAACTGAGATGGTACAGTAAGGAGATTAGGGGGAATATCTGGGAAGTAAGCTGAGATCACTCTATCCCCTGGAGAAAAGTCTTCTGTAGGGATCTTTTTGTTCCTCCACCTCCTTGGTACCTTCTTCCTTGTGTCTTTTGATATTGCCTTGCTCTTGATGACTTTTTCCTCTAAGGGGGTTTTGATGTTGTCTTCACATCCCTCTAGAGGTTTAGGTTCTTCCAACTTTTCCTTGAGCTGTGGTAGTTGTTGTTTCCCTTGTTTATCAACCAAAGGGGTCTCCAGATAGGTTGGGTGTGCTTCAgtgcttgcttcctccttcaGCATCTCATTATGATCTTTGCTTGGTTCCTTGTGCTCTTGCTCTACTTCTTGTGAGAGTTTGAAGACATTAAAGCTGAGCCGTTCATCATGGATTCTCAATATTAGCTCCCCTTTCTCCACATCCATGAGTGCTCTTGCCGTCGCTATGAATGGTCTTCCCAATATGATTGGGTGAGTGTGACTCTCTTCCATGTCCAGGATGACAAAGTCTGTTGGGAGAAAATATTTCCCAACCTTTAACAACACATTTTCCaccactcctattgcttgcTTTTGAGTCTTGTCAGCCAGTCTGATGACTACATCTGTGGACATTATCTCATTGATCTGTAGCCTCTTCGCCAAGGATAGGGGCAgtaagttgatgcttgccccCAAATCACAGAGTGCTCTATCAAACATTGTTTCCCCTATGGCACAGGGGATGTGAAAACTCCCTAGGTCTCTTCTTTTTGCAGGCAACTCAGGTTGAATAAGggcactacattccttgttCAACACTATAGTCTGGCCTCCTTTGATTGAGCTTTTCCTGGGAAGAAGTTCCTTCATATACTTGATGAATGTAGGCATTTGTTTGATGGCCTTGATGAATGGTATGTTCACATGCAGAGATGCAAACAAGTCTAGGAACcttgagtatattctcttccccACAGCACCATTGAGCAGTTGGGGAAATGGTGCATAGAGCTTCAGTAACTCTTGTTGTGAGATTTTtggttcttggtgatctctATCCTCCTCCTCTATTGAGTTGTCTTCAGGCTGTTTGGAGAGTTTGCTTTGC includes:
- the LOC130934175 gene encoding uncharacterized protein LOC130934175, whose translation is MVTTSGQEAEDKQSKLSKQPEDNSIEEEDRDHQEPKISQQELLKLYAPFPQLLNGAVGKRIYSRFLDLFASLHVNIPFIKAIKQMPTFIKYMKELLPRKSSIKGGQTIVLNKECSALIQPELPAKRRDLGSFHIPCAIGETMFDRALCDLGASINLLPLSLAKRLQINEIMSTDVVIRLADKTQKQAIGVVENVLLKVGKYFLPTDFVILDMEESHTHPIILGRPFIATARALMDVEKGELILRIHDERLSFNVFKLSQEVEQEHKEPSKDHNEMLKEEASTEAHPTYLETPLVDKQGKQQLPQLKEKLEEPKPLEGCEDNIKTPLEEKVIKSKAISKDTRKKVPRRWRNKKIPTEDFSPGDRVISAYFPDIPPNLLTVPSQLPKVFTINRVLSLEHIEIIDTTNGYKSTARGEDFKHYQPP